In Ictalurus punctatus breed USDA103 chromosome 18, Coco_2.0, whole genome shotgun sequence, the genomic stretch aatttttatgcAGTGATGTAGTTTATTGTTTACCCGCCATCTCTGCTTCCTGTTTACTCTCTTCCTGTGTGGCTGTcacttcctcctccatctctttctcttcttctctttctgccTCCTCGGTTtgctcatcatcatcaatgGCCACCAGTTCctccttttcttcctcttcctccttcagttcctcttcctcttcactgtttattttctctttcagaACATCCAGCTGGTCCAGATTCACTCTGCCCATCAGCTCAAAGTTACGGATCACctaacagcaaaaaaaacaggACATAAATTTAGTAACTTTACCAAAACCGTCAATCTGCGTCATTAAAATAGCATCTGTGTGTGCTAGTGTTTCGAACATTTAATTATGAACACTACGTGGTGTTCTTACGAAGTGTGCTGTTTGGGACAGGGGATGGAGGCTGACCTTGTGTTCGTCTCGGAGGTGATCCTCGAGCTGCTGCTGGTGTTTTGTGTCGTAGTAACACAGTCGACACTCGTATGGTTTGGGCTCATCGTGTTTGTCAATGTGCTGCTGCAGACTGTCGGCACTTGAACATGTGAAGGTGCACTTATGACAGCGGAAGATCAAACCGTCCAGGTGACGAGACAGTTTAGAGCGAGACACTTCCAGAGGGATCACGCGCTCTTCTGGGGGGACAGAGAGGGAAATGATGATCAGTTCTATGGTATCGAGGACAATGGTTAAGAGGACAGTGGTGTAGTGGTTGTTTGTGTAGTGGTGAGTGGTGCAGGGGATTCTGGTGTGAGGACAGATGTGTAGGGGACAGTGGTGTAGTGGATAGATGTGTAGTGGACAGTGTTGTACTGGACAGATGTGTAGTGCAGAGTGGCACAGAGGATGGTGGTGTACTAGACAGATGTGCAGTGGAAGGTGATATAGAGGAGGTGGTGTAACGGACGGTGGTGTAGTGGACAGATGTGTAGTGCAGAATGGCCCAGAGGATGGTGGTGTAGGAGACAGATGTGCAGTGGAAGGTGATATAaaggaggtggtgtaatggacAGTGTAGTGGACGGTGGTTCAATGGACAGATGTGTAGTGGATGGTAGTATAGTGCAAGGTGGTGTAGTATAGGGTGGTGTAGTGGACAGTGGTGCAGTGGACAGATGTGCAGTGGAGGGTGGTATAGTGTACGGTGGTGTAGTGGACAGTGGTGCACTGGAGAGTGGTGCAGTGGACAGTGGTGCAGTGGACAGATGTGCAGTGGAGGGTGGTATAGTGTACGGTGGTGTAGTGGACAGTGGTGCACTGGAGAGTGGTGCAGTGGACAGTGGTGCAGTGGACAGATGTGCAGTGGAGGGTGGTTTAGTGTACGGTGGTGTAGTGGACAGATGTGCAGTGGAGGGTGGTTTAGTGTACGGTGGCGTAGTGTACGGTGATGCAGTAGACAGATGTGCAGTGGAGGGTGGTAAAGTTGACGGTATGTCCATACCTCGGTGAAGGAGGACATGGTCGATCATGTGACTCTTGGACTTGGTGTGATAGAGACAGAAAGGACAGCGCAGTTCTCTCAGTCCATCATCAGAGGGGGGACTGTGTCCGGCCTCCACATGCAGGGTGAAGGTGGACCTGCACGACAAACACCAAATAAACACCAAATGTATACAAAACAACTCCAAAACAAACACTAAAACAAGCAGCAAATAAACACCAAAGGAAAAAACAATAccaaaaatgaatataaaataaaacaccaaatcaaacttcaaaacacacaaagaaaaaacaaataccaaaaataaacacaatgaaaacactgaaataaacatcAAAGCAAACCCgaaaataaacaccaacatgaACATTAAAGCAAACAGCAAGACAAATACCAAAATATACAcccaagacaaaaacaaacacgcaGTGATTATtatggttatgatgatgatgtagttACTTGTAGCAGGTGAAGAAGGAACAGTCTTTGCACTTGAAGAGTTTCTTTCCTCCGTGGCGGTCTCGGTAATGTCTCCTCAGACTCTGCATATAACCTGAGCtgaactcacagaattcacaGGTTAGGGTGGCGTCAGGGCGGGACAGAGCTGCTCCCAACGTCTCTGCCCCTGTCGATGGGGAGGGGCCAGGAGAAACCGACAAGAGAGTGGGTGGAGCCTGATTACGAGACGCCAATTGGTAATGACTCAACTGCTGTTGAACATCTGGCGGTTCCAAATACGACACAGAGTCtgacaagagacagagagagagcatgtacTCAACACTATAgagtattatttaaaatgacagaGATCTGATGAAAATGATTGCAATTGTGTtgatgaggatgtgtttttagtgtgtgttggGATAGCGAGGATGAGTAGCAGTTTAGACTTGGGTGTTGAGTATCGTACTGAAAATGTAAACTACTACAACACACTTCACACCCCTTATCAGCTCCATAACACACCCTGTGTGAGGATAACACATGTCTATGTGAGTATGTCATTATTGGTCTAAAtgtgtgacctttgacctgagTACAGTGTTGGTGCTTACCTTTGGTGTTGGCGTcgctttgtgtgtgttgtgtgttgttgtgtgtgagtgtgtgggtggtgCGCAGGGCAGCTCGGGCTCTCAGTCGGGGCAGTGTGAGAGTTTCCCCGTGTTCTTGCAGTGAGTGATCCTTCAGCTGACTGATCGTCATCGTCGAGAATGGACATGAGATGCACTTATATGTGTTCTCACctgaagcaaacaaacaaacaaacaacaacaataacaacaacaaagactacaataacaacaacaacagtcatTAACATCTACGGTAGAAATGCGTCAcagataaacaaaaaacaattgtgcaggtgtgtatgtgtttgtgtatgtgtacctgtgtgtgtgtgcatgtgtgtgcgtgtacaccTGCATGGGATTAGTGCAGGTGCATGTACGTGCCTGTGTGTGatttgtgcaggtgtgtgtgtgcatgtgtgtgcgtgtacaccTGCATGGGATTAGTGCAGGTGCATGTATGTGCCTGTGTGTGATTTGTgcaggtgtgtgggtgtgtgcaggtgtgtgtgtgtgtgtatgtatgtatgtatgtatgtatgtatgtatgtatgtgtctgtACCTGCATGGGATTAGTGCAGGTGCATGTacgtgcctgtgtgtgtgtgtgtgtgtctgcgtacCTGCATGTGATTTGTGCAGGTGACTCTTCAGGCGGCTCAGGTAGGCTGATTTAAAGGGACAGAGTTTACACCGGAATGGTTTGTGATGTCCGTGATGAGACTGAACGTGTCGGTCCAGACTGAAGGAAAAGCGAAACGAGACAGTTGCGGATGAACAGAATTCGGTTCCATGCTAACATTTTTCTGACATCgtaaataaagtataaagtgGCTGTTTGGATATTTCTCGCCATACTTGTGTCTGAAAGCTGACTGGAACTGACAGTACTGGCAACTGTACTTGTCGTCTCTGTTGATCATCGCTGTGGCCGAATGGCTTCGTTCGTGAGATCGGAGTCCCTGCATGGACATGAAAACTCGATCGCACATATCGCACCGGTGTTCCGGAACCCTCTCCGTGATCCCCGTCGCCATGGTGACCAACACGCCATCCCCTGCCTCAGTGGGAATAGTCTCCGTACTGACCGCATCCTCCATGCTGCCATTGGCGATGCCATCAGAAATTTCCACCACTCCCTGCTGTCAGAGGAAACAGATTTACATATGATTTTCATATTTACATAAGTACGTtcatgatgtttttattttagttacagTAATTCAATTTTATCATCTATAAGCTAGATTTCATTGCGATTTCCTTTATTACAATAAATCAAACGTGTGTCTGCAAGATTCAACAACAGCAAGAAACATACAAAGGTAGCTTATAGAGaaagttatttaaataaaatcaaagcaTGATGCAATTCTCCTACAATTCCGTTGCAACGAAGCAAAACTTGAACAGTGTCCCGTTTTTACCTCCACATGTCCTTCTTTGGCTTCGCCATACTGAACGTGCTTCCTCAGATGGTTGCAAATAGCTCGAAGTGTCGGGTGAATCTCAACACAAAAGTTGCATCGGTAGCCAATAGGAGCTTTTTCAACTGAGACATCCATCTGTGAAACACGTTACAAGTGATGAGGCATTTGGTCAGTTTCAGCATGTAGCTTAAACATTCACAAAGGTAAACAAAGCAAGAACATATTCATTACAGCTCACCTTGTTTTCTGGTTGTGCCTCTGTGGATTTCCGCCTGATCTGGAGCTGCTTCCTCCGTTCGTGTTGCACTGTAATTTTCTCAAACTTCTCGTTGTGCTTTGTAAGGTGGATGCTAAGCTCAGGAAGTGTGAGGAACTTGATTTCACAGTGAGCACATTGGTAGAGCTCGGCGCCTTCCTCCACTGGGCTCTGTATGGTGACAAAGTCCCGCCTGAGCTCGTTGCTGTGGTAATCATTGTAATGTGAGACGAGAAGGTCAGTGGTGTCAAAGGTCAGCTTAGAACACTTCATGCACTTGAATTGTGGCCATTCCAAGGCGTTCTCCAGGTGTTCGTCATTCTCTGATTTTACTTCCACCAGTTCTATGTCCTCCATAATGGCTGATGTCTCTGGATCCTTGGGATAAATCACAGTGAAGTAACGACCGAGTTTGCTAGAGGATTGCTTTTTTGGGAAAACCCCCGGGTGGCGCTTGACATAGTGCGAGATAATGCTTTTCCTGCTGAATGCCTGGAAAGAGCAGAGTGAGCACTTCCTTCGGTCTACTGCTTGTCTCAGCTCCTCACTCATCGCTGATTTATCTTCTTCAGAGGCCAGAGGTACAGTCACTTTGTTTGGTTTCTCAGTCAATGTCTTGGAAGCAGCGAGACAATGTGTGTAGTATGCATCGATGTCATGTCGTTTCTGATAGTGAGCAGCCAGACCTTTCCGGATGGGGTTGGTGTAGGAGCACAGGGCGCATTTAAAGACATTGTTCTTGCCTTCGGGCTGAGCTCGTACATTGTTGTGCTTGATGCGGTAGTGCCGAGCTATACCCTTCCTGGTGGAGCAGAAGTATTTGCACAGCTGACATCTGAACACGGTATGTTTCTCTCCCTTCGCGAATTCCGAGAGCGTAAGATCGATCTCGCATCTCTCAGGTGCTTCAGTCATACTGCTAGCACTGCATTCAGCGACATTGTCCTCTTTTCTAACCGAGGATTGCATTTGCGTTGGTGTAAATATATCTGAAACAGACTGGTTGTGATATTTCTCATAATGAATCTTTAATTTCTCAAGTGTTCCATGAGTATAAGGGCACATCTTGCACCTGTAGGCACCGTATCCCTGCCTCTGGTTTTTTGATTTTTCATCTCCCTCCGGCACCAAATCTTTGACCTCCTCAATGTCATCAGCAAAATCTTCAGCCGTTACTTTGATCAGTGGATGGCGTTTCTGGTAATGTGTAAGAACCCCGTGGATGCGGGAGTTCACGTACGGACAGTGTCTGCACTTGTAAACTGAACTAGGATTGATATCTGCTTCCTGTGCAAAGTCCGCAGCCTTCACTTTCATGCCAGGATGTTTCTTGCCATAGTGAGTCAGAAGTCCATGAAGGCTATTGTactcagacagacacacagtgcACTGGTAGGGATTGTTTGATATAGACGAGCTGGTGGAGAAGGAaaggtggggatggtgttcaggTACCGACCTGCTAATCTCCACAGTGCCTTCATCAGACTGGAGACTGTTGAATGGGCTGGATGTTGAGACATTTCCCTTTCCCATTGGAGACATAAGCTTATCTGATGTATGGTTTCCTTTAATGATGTCAATGAGAACAGACTCGTCATCTTTGACAGCCCACGGATGAACAGCTTGGTAATGGTTGGTGATGTCCCAAACAGAACAAGCCTCAAAGGCACAATCTCTGCATTGGTAATGCTTTATCTCAGAGTTGCCCACTTGCTTGGAGGTGGACGTGTCAGGACCGGCCCACAACTTGCTGGCCATATAAGCATAATCAACGTTGTGCTCTGGGTGTCGTCTTTGGTAATGCATGAGCAGCCCACTGGGCTCAGCATGGGAATAAATACACCATTCACAGTGATAACCAGCCTCCAAGATTCCATCTTGATAAGCCCAGCGCAAGATGGTCATGGCTGTGGCCTTCACAGTGGGGTGATCCTTCTTAAGATGCTTCTTCAAGGCATACACATAGGGAGATGTGTAGGCACAGTGTCTGCACTTTAAAGATCTAAGTGCTCTGGATTTCTCTGCATCAGTGGCTGAGGTTGCAGTGGATGTGGAACTTCCTGTTTGGATCATCTGCGCCCTTTCCCTCTGACTGCGAACCACAGCGGTGTGTCTTCGAACCAAAtctgcatttgcctttacctcTCTGTGCTTCTTCTGGTAGTGGATCAACACTCCTTTCACAGTGCGGTTTCCATAGTCGCAGTGctggcagaaaaacaacatCTCACCCTCCCCCTTGTCTGCAGTTCCTTTTGGAGGCAAATGATTGGATCCATCAGTTGCATTGGTACTTAACTGTTTCAGAAACTTTTTAGGAGGTGCAATCTGCAACTCATCCATGAGTTTCATCAACCCAAGTGTAGGAGGTGCATGCTTTATGTATTTAGCAGTCACCTTGATTTCTGGATGGCGCTTTTGGTAATGAACTAGAACGCCCACCACAGATCGATTGTTGTAAACACAGTGTTTGCAGTAGTAAAGTTCGTCATCCAGAGTCACGGGCATAACATTTGAGGGCTTCGGAGTACTTGACAGGGTAAATGTGGAGTTGTTTGATGATTGTGCTCGATCTACCGATATGACCCGCATGGTCTTCTGTATGCGAAAGTATGATGCCTTCTGTTCAGGATGCTTTTTCTGATAGTGAACCAATACGGAGTGCATATTAGGGCTTGCAAATGAGCACATGTCACAATCGTACACCACAACATTACCATCGACGACTTCTCTGAAGGCTTCAGAGTCTACATTTGAGTCAGGCGTTTTGATCGAGTTTTTAAGGGCGGGACTGGAAGAAGACCTTGAGGCAGAGTTGGTGAAGCTCTTGGGCCCTGAATTCAAGATTTCTCTCAGTGTCTGCGACTCTGTAGTTCCTTTCTGAGGCTGATCGACCACGTAGCTCGAGAAGATCATGGCATTGTTGATTTTCACTGAGGGGTGCATTCTTTGGTAATGAGGCATCAGGCTTCTGACATTTGGGCTGGTGTATGAGCAGAAGCGACACGTGTACACCAAATCTGGCTGGTTAAAGTTGAGAACATTGCTAGCTTCTGGATGGTGATCCATGTAGTGCTTGTGTAAGTCACTGAAGTTGTTGTATTCGATGAAACACTCTAGGCAACGGAAGACAGCACTCTGATCCTCTGGATCAAGAATGTATTTAAAGCTAAACTTAATGTAGGGATGCATACGCTGGTAATGGGTGCTAACACTGCGAGCAGACTTGTTTTGGTACTCACAGTGTTTACAGTAGAAAAGGTTACCAGGTTCCTCTGTGTACTCTGTGCTCTCTTGATACATCTCTCTGCTATCTTGACTGCTTTGATCATGGATATCTTTAGACTCTGCACCAAAGCTGTCCTCATCATCGGAGACGGTGACTTGGATAGGGATGTTTCTTGAGGTTAACTTGGACTGCAAGCTACGCTTCCTTTTGCCGACACCACGCTCCGTTTGAACAAAATCAGGTTTCCTGATGTACAAATGCTGCGTATTATAAGTGAAGCGTCGGCTTTGAATCTCGGAGttatctttctcttttttctcatcCACATGATTTTCattttcctcttcctcatcctccatATCATCGAGATTAATAACGTCCTCTTGCTGCTGACTCTGACTGATTTTACTCTGAAGGTTGTTTGCAATTTCGTCAATTCTTGTTCGTTTCTTGACCGGAGACAGATCCAGAGGCAAGTCGTTTATGGACTTCCTGGCAGTCTTTCCAATGAGGTGCTTTCTGGAGGAAAATCCAAGGATTGACGTTTGAGTTTTTTGCACAAAGTTCGATGTTCCGTATGATTCGGATTCAGAATCCTGCTGCTCATTTAACGAATCGTCTTGACTTGTGGGCTGTACCCCATCACAGTATGAGTGCTTATGTTGCTGGTGGACACGTAAATCTTTCAGTGTCATTGTGGAAAAATTACAGAGTGAACAGTGATGAGAATTTTCCTCTTCTACATCGATGGATTTCTGGCCATTCATGTTAGAGCTGCCATTTCCTCCATTGACTGAGTTTTCAATTTGGCCATCTTGGCTTTCATTGGTTAGGTCCATGATGTCCCATTCAGTAGAGGAGCCACTGTGACATTGCTTATGTGTGGCAAGTTTTACTGAACTTGTACAAAGAAATGTACACTCATCACACTTGTACAAGGTGGTCTGGCTGGCTAAGTGTATGTTTTCTATATGGCGAGAGATACTGCTATGATGTTTAGCCAAAAAAGAGCAGAACGGGCACTGGAATTTATTCAGATGCCTTCCAATTGGAATTCCTTCGGTCTCCAGCAGTTTATTATCCTCCTCTGACAGAAGCAGCTTAGCAGAATCCACAGTGCACAACGAGTCGTTGTAAGTAGGATCATCAACGTCACAGagttcatcatcatcagagcTGCTTTGTGAATCGTTCAACACGCTGGTATCCAGATCCACCCTTGAGTGCGACACGTCTGACATGGCAAAAGTCGACCTCTCTGACAGTATGGAAGATCCTGTGCTGTTGGGAATCTTTCCTGCAATATGGGAATACTGAAAAGGTGACAGCCCTGATAGGGACTTCACTGAGGCACTACCTTTCACAGATGCTGAGGAGCCTTCATTGCCACTTAGATCAGTTGACATCAAGTTGGACGTTGGAGTGCTTCTTGGCGATGAAGGAGAATTTGATTTAGAAGATCCTGCACTTCCATCTGCTTTGGGTTTTTGTAGTGAGACCATAATCTTCACCATGTTTCGGTGCTTCTTCATCATGTGATCACATAACTGTTGTCTTTGAGAGGTCTGGAAGCCACACCACTCACAGCTGAAGCCACCTCTGGACCTTGCTTTGATCATGGATTCCAAAACGTTACGCTCAGTAAGATCCTGTGATTCCTCACACTGTTCTTCCGAAGACATGGCATCGGAGTCCATGTCCAGAACCTCTGTTTCAGCTTCTGCTTCAACAGGAGACTCTGAATGGGCcagaaaattatttttgtgATGCATACTCTGATGCTTCAGGATTCTCGCTCTTCGAGGAGATTTATATGTACAATACTGACACGAGTACAGCTTATCGACGCTATGATGTGCTGTAACGTTGAAGCCTGACTTGGAGGTCTCGAGTGAATTTGAATGGTCGTTTGAATACGCTCCTCCTTCAATGCCATGGACCTTCTTAGCATGCTCTTTGAGGAGGGATTTCGATCGGAAGTAGCGCACACAAAATTTGCACTGAAAAAATGGGTTTTTTGCCTTGTCGGCTGACTGATTGTAAATCGTTTGGTTTGAACTGGACAAGGGCCCCGAATCTGTGGCGAAGGAGTTGAGGCCTGAAACATAAACATAGGGAAAgcggaatttatttattttttgcacgcCGTTTATTTTATGTGCTTAAAGCAGAAAAAGGCTGCGTGTCCGTTTATCTGGAATCTATAAAAGGATCCGTTATGACAAATGGGATCCATTTTACAAATTACGACACTGTGTAGTAGTATCATAAACAAGACAAATATTACAACAAGCATTAACAACAACGTTGTTCTCTCATTAAAATCTGTTCCAATGGACATAAAAATCAGGTCCATGGAAATACTCGAATTATGTTGTCGTCCATGCGGAAAATGAGGCTATGTTGAAATTCTTaagcaataaaaatgtaagaaaatgtgTAGAAATGACATCTTTTATGCATGCTTTCAACACTGTTAGGACGgagcatgtatttatttttttattgagtaATTAGGCCTGTCTTATGAACCGATTTTGATATCCAAGTGCTATCCTCCTCATGGTCACCTTAAAGAATCACACTTTACCTGTAACGCTTCAGATCCTGACCAAAATGGGCAAACAAAGGGTACTTCTTTCACTGCACTGTGAGCTGTATGGGGCCGTATATTCCGTACACGTCACCCAGTGACCTAGACTTCCTGACACTGTGGTTACACAGACCAACTGCACACGTGAAACAATGAGTGCACACATTTGAACATAAAGAATTTTCATTTGATCAAAGTGCGGATTGACGTGATTCACGACGTGATGCATACATGAGTCTGACTGTTGATGTGGAAATATGTCCGGGGTGATTCATAAATTCTGAGAAACAGTAGCATTGAAGCAGACGTCAGGCTGGagttgtgtgcagtgtgtgcttagataaaaactgcagtgtgatcaggggcagagacagaacatagaaaatggAGGGAATTTGGGATTCATGGGCCAGTGGACATGTTTTAAACGCACAATAACGTCAATAACACAAAGGCAAAACCAAAATCCCAGACGGCTGTTTATCTAGGTCAAACTGAACGGAACAATTTTCTGGCAGGTTGATAAAAGTTTCGTTAACACAGATTTTCTTCGCACTCATACTCATATGTCGATAAATGACAAATCGGCCGTAAATGACCGAATGTGTTCACGGCACAGCTCTTTAGCGatacccacaaaactccataaaaggaaaAGCTCAAAGAGCTGAAAAGGACAAAATGATGACTAAATATGAATGAGTGCCTTCTAAATGTGGTGCATGCTAAAttttccagtaatgcagctaaGCCATTGCAGCGTGCCAGCTATCACAGACATACTCTAGCTTTTCCGCCTTTTACAGAGTACCATTAAATTCGTCCTAATGGAACATCTagtcttatttgtcttaatttatgttTGGATTGCTTGCTTTCAGGTCATTATTATGAAATGACGGAGTTTCtcaaaaatgttcattaaacTGGTGTACTTGAATAAATGAAGGATTTAATCTTGACGTCATTGGTGCATAGAATTGCATTAACTCATTAACAATTTGAATTCAAGAGGTTTGTGTCCGTGAGTCTCCGTATATATAAATTGTGCACAGACTTAAGAGCAAAATGTAGGGTATGAAAAATTTCTTCCAACTGGATTTTCATCAAATACCACTGGTGTAAATGCTCAGAACAACAATGCTTTCTGCAGCCAATTGCTCACATTTACAACCACATTCACAAATGTGACCGAAGTGGAGATCCTCAAAAACTAAGGTGTGGGATGCACACGCTGCTCAAAACAGGAAATGTAAGGTTTATTAATATGGGTGCTGTTTATATTACAGAATTGACGTTAATGCTTCATTATCACCTAAAATCTGGCTCTATTTACTGCTGCGACTTGTGCAACACAGCATGTGTTTTAATGTTCTCGTAACACTAAAACCAGGCGAATGGAACTGAGCCAATAGCCAGCCACGTTTCTGAGAACATCACTGTCTGTCCTTCTCCGTTTTTCAAGGCGTCAAGATTTCCACACTGACGCATGCTACTTTATCTGCATTCATCTGTGTTTGTTACTCATTTCAGACACCAAAGTAAACGTCCCACTAATGAACAACTGATATGATTAGTTTTGTCACCAGacaaagagaagaagagaggattTGTAGTCAGATACACAGGccaagaacaataaaaacagagaaggagaaagtaaaagcaaagaaaagtggAGAAAAGTAGAGAAGGTGGAGAAGATAAGAGAATGTAAAGAAAAGGCAGAAGGCGAAGAAAGTGGAGAACATGGACAAATTGAAGAAGGTAGAGAGAGTGGAGAAGATAGAGAACggtgaaggagaagaagaaaggaaacggagagaagaaggagaagagggAGAAAGTACAGAAGGTGGACAAAGAGGAGAaggtggagaaagagaaagtggatGAAGTGAAGAAAGTAGATCATGTGGAGAAATTGGAGAAGGTGGAGAAAGAGGTGCAGAAATTGGAGAAGGTGGAGAAAAGTGCAGAAGGCGGAGAACGGGGAGAAAATGGCAAAAGTGGAGATGGTGGACAACATGGAGAAGATTTGGGAGAAGAAGGTGGAGACAGTAGGAAAAAGTGGAGAAACTGGAGACATTAGATAAGATGGAGAAATTGGAGAATATAGAGAAAGTGGAACGGGTGGAGAAAGTAAAGAATGTAGAGAAGCTGTAGAATGCACATAAAGGGGATAAATTGGAGAAGGTAGAAAAAAATGGAGAAAGTACAGAAGGTGGACAAAGAGGAGAaggtggagaaagagaaagtggatGAAGTGAAGAAAGTAGATAGTAAAGTGAAGAAAGTAGATCATGTGGAGGAATTGGAGAAGGTAGAGAAACTGGTGCAGAAATTGGAGAAGGTGGAGAAATTGGTGGAGAAATTTGTGGAGAAATTGGAGAAGGTAGAGAAACTGGAGAAGGTGGAGAAACTGGTGGAGAAATTGGAGAAGGTGGAGAAACTGGTGGAGAAATTTGTGGAGAAATTGGAGAAGGTAGAGAAACTGGAGAAGGTGGAGAAACTGGTGGAGAAATTGGAGAAGGTGGAGAAACTGGTGGAGAAATTTGTGGAGAAATTGGAGAAGGTAGAGAAACTGGAGAAGGTGGAGAAACTGGTGGAGAAATTGGAGAAGGTGGAGAAACTGGTGGAGAAATTGGAGAAGGTATAGAAATTGGAGAAGGTAGAGAAACTGGTGGAGAAATTGGAGAAGGTGGAGAAATTGGTGGAGAAATTTGTGGAGAAATTGGAGAAGGTAGAGAAACTGGAGAAGGTGGAGAAACTGGTGGAGAAATTGGAGAAGGTGGAGAAACTGGTGGAGAAATTGGAGAAGGTATAGAAATTGGAGAAGGTAGAGAAACTGGTGGAGAAATTGGAGAAGGTGGAGAAACTGGTGGAGAAATTGGAGAAGGTAGAGAAAGAGGTGGAGAAATTGGAGAAGGTAGAAAAAGTGGAAAAGGTAAAGTGAATAAAAAGTGGAGAAAGTGAAGATGATAGAGAAATTGGGGAAGGCGGAAGAAGC encodes the following:
- the znf462 gene encoding zinc finger protein 462 isoform X2 is translated as MEVLQCDGCDFRAESCDELKAHIQDVHTVFLQPTDVGNESPQRSRSDSLNSFSHTEEDDEDITNNECEFPHKEPGLNSFATDSGPLSSSNQTIYNQSADKAKNPFFQCKFCVRYFRSKSLLKEHAKKVHGIEGGAYSNDHSNSLETSKSGFNVTAHHSVDKLYSCQYCTYKSPRRARILKHQSMHHKNNFLAHSESPVEAEAETEVLDMDSDAMSSEEQCEESQDLTERNVLESMIKARSRGGFSCEWCGFQTSQRQQLCDHMMKKHRNMVKIMVSLQKPKADGSAGSSKSNSPSSPRSTPTSNLMSTDLSGNEGSSASVKGSASVKSLSGLSPFQYSHIAGKIPNSTGSSILSERSTFAMSDVSHSRVDLDTSVLNDSQSSSDDDELCDVDDPTYNDSLCTVDSAKLLLSEEDNKLLETEGIPIGRHLNKFQCPFCSFLAKHHSSISRHIENIHLASQTTLYKCDECTFLCTSSVKLATHKQCHSGSSTEWDIMDLTNESQDGQIENSVNGGNGSSNMNGQKSIDVEEENSHHCSLCNFSTMTLKDLRVHQQHKHSYCDGVQPTSQDDSLNEQQDSESESYGTSNFVQKTQTSILGFSSRKHLIGKTARKSINDLPLDLSPVKKRTRIDEIANNLQSKISQSQQQEDVINLDDMEDEEEENENHVDEKKEKDNSEIQSRRFTYNTQHLYIRKPDFVQTERGVGKRKRSLQSKLTSRNIPIQVTVSDDEDSFGAESKDIHDQSSQDSREMYQESTEYTEEPGNLFYCKHCEYQNKSARSVSTHYQRMHPYIKFSFKYILDPEDQSAVFRCLECFIEYNNFSDLHKHYMDHHPEASNVLNFNQPDLVYTCRFCSYTSPNVRSLMPHYQRMHPSVKINNAMIFSSYVVDQPQKGTTESQTLREILNSGPKSFTNSASRSSSSPALKNSIKTPDSNVDSEAFREVVDGNVVVYDCDMCSFASPNMHSVLVHYQKKHPEQKASYFRIQKTMRVISVDRAQSSNNSTFTLSSTPKPSNVMPVTLDDELYYCKHCVYNNRSVVGVLVHYQKRHPEIKVTAKYIKHAPPTLGLMKLMDELQIAPPKKFLKQLSTNATDGSNHLPPKGTADKGEGEMLFFCQHCDYGNRTVKGVLIHYQKKHREVKANADLVRRHTAVVRSQRERAQMIQTGSSTSTATSATDAEKSRALRSLKCRHCAYTSPYVYALKKHLKKDHPTVKATAMTILRWAYQDGILEAGYHCEWCIYSHAEPSGLLMHYQRRHPEHNVDYAYMASKLWAGPDTSTSKQVGNSEIKHYQCRDCAFEACSVWDITNHYQAVHPWAVKDDESVLIDIIKGNHTSDKLMSPMGKGNVSTSSPFNSLQSDEGTVEISRSVPEHHPHLSFSTSSSISNNPYQCTVCLSEYNSLHGLLTHYGKKHPGMKVKAADFAQEADINPSSVYKCRHCPYVNSRIHGVLTHYQKRHPLIKVTAEDFADDIEEVKDLVPEGDEKSKNQRQGYGAYRCKMCPYTHGTLEKLKIHYEKYHNQSVSDIFTPTQMQSSVRKEDNVAECSASSMTEAPERCEIDLTLSEFAKGEKHTVFRCQLCKYFCSTRKGIARHYRIKHNNVRAQPEGKNNVFKCALCSYTNPIRKGLAAHYQKRHDIDAYYTHCLAASKTLTEKPNKVTVPLASEEDKSAMSEELRQAVDRRKCSLCSFQAFSRKSIISHYVKRHPGVFPKKQSSSKLGRYFTVIYPKDPETSAIMEDIELVEVKSENDEHLENALEWPQFKCMKCSKLTFDTTDLLVSHYNDYHSNELRRDFVTIQSPVEEGAELYQCAHCEIKFLTLPELSIHLTKHNEKFEKITVQHERRKQLQIRRKSTEAQPENKMDVSVEKAPIGYRCNFCVEIHPTLRAICNHLRKHVQYGEAKEGHVEGVVEISDGIANGSMEDAVSTETIPTEAGDGVLVTMATGITERVPEHRCDMCDRVFMSMQGLRSHERSHSATAMINRDDKYSCQYCQFQSAFRHNLDRHVQSHHGHHKPFRCKLCPFKSAYLSRLKSHLHKSHAGENTYKCISCPFSTMTISQLKDHSLQEHGETLTLPRLRARAALRTTHTLTHNNTQHTQSDANTKDSVSYLEPPDVQQQLSHYQLASRNQAPPTLLSVSPGPSPSTGAETLGAALSRPDATLTCEFCEFSSGYMQSLRRHYRDRHGGKKLFKCKDCSFFTCYKSTFTLHVEAGHSPPSDDGLRELRCPFCLYHTKSKSHMIDHVLLHREERVIPLEVSRSKLSRHLDGLIFRCHKCTFTCSSADSLQQHIDKHDEPKPYECRLCYYDTKHQQQLEDHLRDEHKVIRNFELMGRVNLDQLDVLKEKINSEEEEELKEEEEEKEELVAIDDDEQTEEAEREEEKEMEEEVTATQEESKQEAEMAEMMMACSPSAGKKFPCEFCGRTFSLSLEWERHVLRHGMTVNSNMRAMSPVASVTITDGGIDQSANTTEVERVYQSSQSESSVQNEED